A part of Abyssibacter profundi genomic DNA contains:
- the bcsA gene encoding UDP-forming cellulose synthase catalytic subunit: MTPEADWRRSDGLMRYVDKLANLPVLDSRLALLLAVVIAAGPVWLIITTPVGLLWQAVFAIGSFALCSWLRRYEGHLISICLMMISLLTSFRYFYWRVTETIGFGVPGVTYVDLFFAIGLILAEFYAVLVLILGYFQVLWPLHRRPYPLPEDTEEWPTVDVFIPTYNEPLDVVRPTVLAAMQMDWPEDKMNVYVLDDGCREEFGAFCREVGVTHLPRKESTHAKAGNINKALTKTSGDLITIFDCDHIPTRSFLQVSVGWFLKDPRMALVQLPHHFFSPDPFERNLGTFKQVPNEGELFYGLLQDGNDFWDAKFFCGSCAVLRREALEEVGGVAVETVTEDAHTALKMHRRGWRSAYINVAQAAGLATESLSAHIGQRIRWARGMAQIFRTDNPFLKRGLRFGQRLCYANAMLHFFYGLPRIVFLSAPLSYLLFDAKIIQAQALMIAAYALPHLLIANMTNSRLQGPFRHSFWAEVYETVLASYITAPTLLAIINPKLGSFNVTAKGGIVEHEYFDQKMAIPYLILVAANLGGVIIGFGRLFFWSTHEIDTVILNMSWSVYNLIIIGAALAVAWESKQVRRTIRVESDLEAEVTLPDGTTLSARTLDLSEGGCAVRLERPTQLPMGSEVSVQVLPSTSDVAWDCHVTRSVGDTLSVKFEALDIEQEKHLLHCIFGRADAWVTWAQNRDVDHPGRAFLEVLSFGYYGVYRVIEMYLGRFWSGLRGGATRMVRRLTATGALLALTTSLVALAPMEAEAQAQQTKRNSTLPTVTRTLDLQELSGIQDSIRLRGIQGEISLPVSVRDDEVITQAQMTLRYAHSPSLVFELSHINVFVNTELVTTIPLSEETASGGEHTFNIDPRLFVRYNEILLQFIGHYTYDCEDPAHTSLWANISKNSSLKLTTQPLLLANELNLLPQPFFDRRDQSTLELPFVFASEPSIEEMKAAGIVASWFGAQAAYRGAKFPVVVNGELPEGHAVVIGGAGARVGGYTLPSNGTSTVSMVDNPRNNTSKLLVVSGSSPEGMITAAKALSLGAEALAGETAVIRNLEEPSPRDPYDAPRWVPTDRPVLFSELVSSRDLEVRGLYPDLIRVNFHVPPDLYAWESDGVPMELKYRYTPTIGPKSTLNVNINNEFVDAIPLASDNDSNAAGGVKRRIQIPFLSELDSVNETKVNIPYFKITGSNQLQFHYFFERQKQDRCKDVVLDNLRGVVDPGSKIDFSGFPHYTALPELSLFANGGYPYSRLADMSETAIALPSQLGTSEIATYLALMGHLGNSTGYPATRITLTQGADAGAIEDKNVIVLGAAGNQPLLEQWADDMPLSLVGGTARLRVIGPIERLLGRWRGYDLEAAVDHAGQVLLEAGDALGAMMSFESPVSSEKTVVVLTAGLDERLLEVANLLLDPGDRQFLQGDLVLLNGSEINHYRLGTQYKVGRLPLFMALKHWFSTKPLGMLILMLIIALIIAAVLYRTLRRMAIARHEGKR; encoded by the coding sequence ATGACCCCGGAGGCCGACTGGAGACGCTCTGACGGCCTGATGCGTTATGTCGACAAACTGGCCAACCTGCCGGTGCTTGATTCCCGGCTGGCGCTTCTTCTTGCTGTGGTCATCGCCGCCGGGCCCGTGTGGCTCATCATCACCACACCGGTCGGGCTGCTGTGGCAGGCCGTGTTCGCCATCGGCTCGTTTGCGCTTTGTTCCTGGTTGCGGCGCTATGAGGGGCACCTGATCTCCATCTGCCTGATGATGATCTCGCTGCTGACCTCGTTCCGGTATTTCTATTGGCGGGTGACCGAAACCATTGGTTTCGGAGTGCCAGGCGTCACCTATGTCGACCTGTTCTTCGCCATTGGTCTGATTCTGGCCGAGTTCTACGCCGTGCTGGTGCTCATCCTGGGGTATTTCCAGGTGCTGTGGCCGCTGCACCGCCGGCCGTATCCTCTGCCGGAGGATACGGAGGAATGGCCCACGGTCGACGTGTTTATCCCGACCTATAACGAGCCATTGGACGTGGTCAGGCCCACCGTGCTCGCGGCCATGCAAATGGACTGGCCCGAGGACAAGATGAACGTCTACGTCCTGGATGACGGGTGTCGGGAAGAGTTCGGTGCATTCTGCCGGGAGGTGGGCGTCACGCACTTGCCGCGCAAGGAATCGACGCACGCAAAAGCCGGCAACATCAACAAGGCGCTGACCAAGACCTCTGGTGATCTGATCACCATCTTTGATTGCGACCATATCCCGACGCGCTCCTTCCTGCAGGTCTCGGTCGGTTGGTTCCTCAAAGATCCGCGGATGGCGCTGGTCCAGCTACCTCACCATTTTTTCTCGCCCGACCCCTTTGAGCGCAATCTCGGCACCTTCAAGCAAGTGCCGAACGAGGGTGAGTTGTTCTATGGCCTGTTACAGGACGGCAACGATTTCTGGGACGCCAAGTTTTTCTGCGGTTCCTGCGCCGTATTGCGGCGTGAAGCGCTAGAGGAAGTCGGCGGCGTGGCCGTCGAGACCGTGACCGAAGATGCACATACCGCACTCAAGATGCATCGACGTGGCTGGCGTTCGGCGTATATCAACGTGGCGCAGGCAGCAGGGCTGGCGACGGAGTCCTTGTCGGCTCATATCGGCCAGCGAATCCGCTGGGCGCGTGGCATGGCCCAGATTTTCCGTACCGACAATCCGTTCCTGAAACGAGGGCTGCGGTTCGGCCAACGGCTTTGCTACGCCAACGCCATGCTGCACTTCTTCTACGGACTGCCGCGCATCGTGTTTCTTTCGGCACCGCTGTCCTATCTGCTGTTTGACGCCAAGATCATTCAGGCCCAGGCCCTGATGATCGCGGCCTACGCGCTGCCGCATTTGCTGATCGCGAACATGACCAACTCGCGATTACAGGGGCCGTTCAGGCATTCATTCTGGGCTGAGGTCTACGAGACCGTGCTGGCCTCTTACATCACCGCGCCGACGCTGCTGGCCATCATCAATCCCAAGCTGGGATCGTTCAATGTGACGGCCAAGGGTGGCATCGTCGAGCATGAGTATTTCGACCAGAAGATGGCGATTCCCTACCTCATTCTCGTGGCGGCGAACCTCGGGGGCGTGATTATCGGTTTCGGTCGGCTGTTCTTCTGGAGCACGCACGAGATCGATACCGTCATCCTGAACATGAGTTGGTCGGTTTATAACCTGATCATCATTGGTGCCGCACTCGCCGTCGCCTGGGAGAGCAAACAGGTGAGGCGCACGATCCGTGTTGAGTCGGATCTTGAGGCCGAAGTCACGCTGCCAGACGGCACCACGCTGTCGGCGCGTACCCTGGATCTTTCCGAAGGGGGATGCGCTGTTCGACTGGAACGTCCGACCCAGCTGCCCATGGGGAGTGAGGTCTCGGTGCAGGTGTTGCCGTCAACATCGGATGTTGCCTGGGATTGTCATGTCACCCGTTCGGTGGGTGACACGTTAAGCGTGAAGTTTGAAGCGCTCGACATTGAACAGGAGAAGCACTTGCTTCACTGTATTTTTGGGCGGGCCGATGCATGGGTGACCTGGGCCCAGAATCGTGATGTGGATCATCCAGGCAGAGCATTCTTAGAAGTGTTGTCGTTCGGCTACTACGGGGTTTATCGCGTGATCGAAATGTACTTGGGTCGGTTCTGGTCCGGACTGCGGGGAGGTGCCACCCGGATGGTACGTCGACTGACGGCGACGGGTGCGTTGCTTGCGCTGACCACCTCATTGGTGGCCTTGGCACCGATGGAGGCCGAAGCGCAGGCCCAGCAGACCAAGCGCAACAGCACGTTGCCGACGGTAACGCGAACCCTGGATTTACAGGAACTCAGCGGCATCCAGGATTCGATACGCCTGCGCGGGATTCAGGGAGAGATCTCCCTGCCGGTATCCGTCCGTGACGATGAGGTCATCACCCAGGCGCAGATGACGTTGCGCTATGCGCATTCTCCGTCACTGGTGTTCGAGCTTTCGCACATCAACGTCTTCGTCAATACCGAGCTGGTTACAACGATTCCGCTCAGCGAGGAAACGGCCAGTGGTGGCGAACACACCTTTAATATCGATCCGCGCCTGTTTGTCCGCTACAACGAAATACTGCTGCAGTTCATCGGCCACTACACCTATGACTGCGAAGACCCGGCCCATACTTCGCTTTGGGCCAATATCAGCAAGAACAGCAGCCTCAAGCTGACCACCCAGCCACTGTTGTTGGCCAATGAGTTGAATCTGCTGCCTCAGCCGTTCTTCGATCGCAGGGACCAGAGCACCCTGGAATTGCCGTTTGTGTTTGCCTCGGAGCCCAGCATCGAGGAGATGAAGGCTGCCGGCATTGTGGCGTCCTGGTTCGGTGCCCAGGCGGCTTATCGCGGGGCCAAGTTCCCGGTGGTCGTTAACGGCGAATTGCCGGAAGGGCACGCCGTGGTGATTGGCGGGGCCGGCGCACGGGTCGGCGGCTATACCTTGCCGAGCAATGGCACGTCGACGGTTTCAATGGTCGACAATCCGCGGAATAACACGTCCAAGTTGCTGGTGGTTTCGGGGTCCTCACCCGAGGGAATGATTACAGCGGCCAAGGCGTTGAGCCTGGGTGCCGAGGCGCTAGCGGGTGAGACCGCTGTCATCCGCAATCTGGAAGAACCGAGCCCTCGTGATCCCTACGATGCACCTCGCTGGGTGCCGACCGACCGGCCGGTGTTGTTCAGCGAGTTGGTCAGCAGTCGGGATCTCGAGGTCCGGGGGTTGTACCCCGACCTCATTCGGGTGAATTTCCATGTGCCGCCCGACCTGTACGCCTGGGAGAGCGACGGCGTGCCGATGGAGCTTAAGTACCGCTACACGCCGACCATCGGGCCGAAGTCCACGTTGAACGTAAATATCAACAACGAATTCGTGGATGCGATCCCTCTGGCCAGCGATAACGACTCCAATGCTGCGGGTGGTGTGAAGCGCAGAATCCAGATTCCGTTCCTCAGTGAACTGGATTCGGTGAACGAGACCAAGGTCAATATTCCCTATTTCAAGATCACGGGGAGCAACCAGCTTCAGTTCCACTATTTCTTCGAACGCCAAAAGCAGGATCGCTGTAAGGACGTGGTGCTCGACAATCTACGCGGGGTCGTTGATCCCGGCTCCAAGATTGATTTCAGCGGCTTCCCGCATTACACGGCATTGCCCGAACTGTCCCTGTTTGCCAACGGCGGGTATCCCTACAGCCGGCTGGCGGATATGTCCGAAACCGCCATCGCCTTGCCCAGCCAGCTGGGTACCAGCGAGATCGCCACTTACCTCGCGTTAATGGGGCATCTGGGCAATTCCACCGGATACCCCGCCACGCGAATCACGCTGACACAGGGCGCTGATGCCGGTGCCATCGAGGACAAGAATGTGATCGTGCTCGGGGCGGCCGGCAATCAGCCGCTGCTGGAGCAGTGGGCGGACGATATGCCGCTGAGTCTGGTTGGTGGAACGGCACGCCTCCGCGTCATCGGGCCCATTGAACGCTTGCTCGGACGTTGGAGGGGCTACGATCTCGAGGCCGCCGTTGATCATGCCGGTCAGGTCTTGCTAGAGGCGGGGGACGCCCTGGGCGCGATGATGAGCTTTGAATCCCCTGTGAGCTCCGAGAAAACCGTGGTCGTGCTGACGGCGGGTCTGGATGAACGACTGCTGGAGGTGGCGAATCTGTTGCTGGACCCCGGCGATCGCCAGTTCCTGCAGGGCGACCTGGTGTTGCTCAACGGGTCTGAGATCAATCACTACCGACTGGGTACGCAATACAAGGTCGGCCGACTGCCACTGTTCATGGCGTTGAAGCATTGGTTCTCGACCAAGCCGCTGGGCATGCTCATTCTGATGCTGATTATTGCGCTCATCATTGCGGCCGTGCTGTATCGAACGCTCCGCCGCATGGCGATTGCAAGGCATGAAGGCAAGCGATAG
- the bcsZ gene encoding cellulose synthase complex periplasmic endoglucanase BcsZ, with product MKASDRSVSRGGVRHLTGLCLAGIGCLLLAGCELINPSWSRWEAFKTHFIQHDGRVIDRTDGARSTSEGQAYGLFFALVANEPDTFASILSWTTHNLAQGSLTEHLPAWLWGQRDDGSWGVIDANPATDADLWIAYTLLEAARLWDIPQYTIIADKLLAQVVQDNLVRADDGLTLLLPAPEGFDLDERGFRLNPSYFPEFQFRYFDHHQPSGPWDTLIQNHSALVISLAQAAGLAPDWLVYGPDGIAFPDGTEPQGSYDAIRVYLWAGLTPNSDTLDAVHGMRDLLQGRPRPPERVDVLSGDVLAEGSPVGFSAALLPYLNALGDDKLLEAQQLLIQAADRGGLLGDVPAYYDHVLSLFGEGQLDGWYRFDETGRIIPNWERSCWLIFGDC from the coding sequence ATGAAGGCAAGCGATAGATCAGTCAGCAGGGGCGGAGTCCGGCATCTCACCGGGCTCTGCCTAGCAGGAATCGGCTGCCTCTTACTGGCGGGCTGTGAGCTGATCAACCCTTCCTGGTCACGCTGGGAGGCTTTCAAGACCCATTTCATCCAGCACGACGGGCGTGTCATCGACCGCACCGACGGCGCTCGATCCACGTCTGAAGGTCAGGCGTACGGACTGTTCTTTGCCCTTGTGGCCAACGAGCCGGACACCTTCGCCTCCATTCTCTCCTGGACCACGCATAACTTGGCGCAGGGGAGCTTGACCGAGCACCTGCCGGCCTGGCTCTGGGGCCAGCGTGACGACGGTAGCTGGGGGGTCATCGACGCCAATCCCGCGACCGATGCGGATTTGTGGATTGCCTATACGCTGCTCGAGGCCGCACGGTTATGGGACATTCCGCAGTACACGATTATTGCGGATAAGTTGCTGGCGCAGGTCGTCCAGGACAATCTCGTTCGTGCGGACGACGGGTTGACGCTGTTGCTACCGGCCCCGGAAGGGTTCGACCTGGACGAACGCGGTTTCCGGCTGAATCCCAGCTATTTCCCCGAATTCCAGTTTCGTTATTTCGACCATCACCAACCCAGTGGACCCTGGGACACGCTCATCCAAAACCATTCGGCGCTGGTTATCAGCCTTGCGCAGGCTGCGGGGTTGGCGCCCGATTGGTTGGTCTACGGCCCGGACGGCATTGCCTTTCCGGACGGGACCGAGCCACAGGGTAGTTACGACGCCATCCGGGTGTATCTCTGGGCTGGACTGACCCCCAACTCGGACACCTTGGATGCCGTGCATGGCATGCGGGACTTGCTGCAGGGGAGGCCCCGGCCGCCGGAGCGCGTCGATGTGCTCTCCGGTGATGTGCTGGCAGAGGGTTCGCCTGTTGGATTCAGCGCGGCTTTGTTGCCTTATCTCAATGCTTTGGGGGATGATAAGCTCTTAGAAGCACAGCAATTATTGATACAGGCAGCTGATCGCGGGGGGCTGCTCGGCGATGTGCCTGCATACTACGATCACGTATTGTCATTGTTCGGGGAAGGCCAGTTGGACGGCTGGTACCGTTTCGATGAAACGGGTCGAATCATTCCGAATTGGGAGCGTTCATGCTGGTTGATTTTCGGGGACTGCTAA
- a CDS encoding cellulose biosynthesis protein BcsC has translation MLVDFRGLLTAAVLAVACVAPLHAQTAAETRVAEQARYWENRGRFDLAREAWQKLLQSDPQNPAALSGLGAMEARAGRPGVAQQYLDQLMQAHPDDPGVRELRAAIAQSAIDQQQLDRARQLAQNGEYDQSVQAYRQAFGDVAPDGRLALEYYQTLAGATNGWGEARSGLAELAKTYPDQPIYKLALAQHLTYREETRRQGISDLAQLVDNAVVAEQARSAWRQALIWLSPKAGDERYYRAYLNRFGQDAELSRRLASLNRPAEETEEDLVAQAYRNLNAGDLNLAYTEFQEVLRAEPNNPDALGGIGIILLRQEQFASAVDYLERARAADTKRGQRWSEALDSARFWTVVRQAESARAAGESERAIQLYERATADRPNELSVRSSLGDLYAEVGYLDRADAAFRAILSVQPNNVNALRGLIGVLTQQGRMREALALAERVPQEQRGELGNLATLKAQYLRDQASEASSAKNFAEAERLLKEALILDPQSPWVRLDLARLYQRQGRTREANTLIDGLLDSNPRMAEALYVKALLVSENQRWYEGLQLLEQVPLQSRTDYMNNLQRRLWVRYQSERAAVFARLGRPEQAAQILRQIEPLVGESPELLGALATALAEIGEEGEALRYMRMALSRQAVPDPGTRLQYASLLLKLRQDAEFEVQIEDLQNEPNLTPQQRQDLANLQVAHRLRQADMIREEGDLALAYEYLHPLLQVNPNDPRLLMALARLYSDAEEYDRTLEIYDRVLRIDPSSIDAYKGAIAASISLQQYDRAEAMLAQALEREPGNARLYALAGRLARIQGQDGRALEYFRQALALDAENNRGDLGGTDSWRHAPTLYLIDPERAQLGQRGGADLALDTRLKDDRALVDGDAALRVQKTGGLGATNSGFEAVAVGMPAQGRPGEPRDSPAGLSANRFDATLTPQTDTRSPETFRSYPIRPQAPYEGEVIYESTPYTLDESLTAPAPVAQPYGTAPVTSVPSPVRSGPTYQSVPAPPATQRPPVIYEYPAREPLRPAPALQTRQRPRLVATDPRDDILREISEIRAQRSAYGAGGLSLRTRDGQPGLDELTDLELPVEFSFAPAAGRVRLRAVPVFLDAGNLDGRELAFFGALPLVEGVVAGDRNDLRFSQDDAGVAVGLVYDVANLRLDVGSTPIGFREEDLQGGLRWAPRTGDLVWQLDLSRRSVSDSLLSYAGAFDPALGVNWGGVMRTGGRLDLAYDGGPNGLYTNAAYYVLEGNNVLDNTQFEIGAGFYSRAIDRDDMRVTWGINATSFFYEHNIRYFTFGHGGYFSPQFYLSLGVPVEWLGRQDRWSYRISGALGIQSFREDDAAYFPTSDALQSALVEFQQNEPTLPVESRYEGQSVTGLGFNLSGEMEYMLAPQVSIGATIGFDNARDYEQFNGMGFLRYWFRPQAQVPLPPSRIAPDWVGDPS, from the coding sequence ATGCTGGTTGATTTTCGGGGACTGCTAACTGCGGCGGTACTGGCCGTGGCCTGCGTGGCCCCGCTTCATGCACAGACCGCTGCCGAGACCAGGGTGGCCGAGCAGGCGCGCTACTGGGAGAACCGCGGACGCTTCGATCTGGCCCGCGAAGCCTGGCAGAAACTGCTCCAGTCCGACCCGCAGAATCCAGCTGCATTGTCCGGCCTCGGTGCGATGGAGGCCCGGGCGGGGCGTCCGGGTGTTGCCCAGCAGTACCTGGATCAGCTCATGCAGGCCCATCCCGATGATCCCGGTGTACGTGAGTTGCGGGCTGCCATCGCGCAGAGCGCCATTGATCAGCAGCAGCTGGATCGTGCGCGTCAACTTGCACAGAACGGTGAGTACGACCAATCGGTTCAGGCCTATCGACAGGCCTTTGGTGATGTCGCACCGGACGGCCGTCTGGCATTGGAGTACTACCAGACACTGGCGGGTGCCACGAACGGATGGGGTGAGGCCCGCTCCGGCCTGGCCGAGTTGGCCAAGACCTATCCCGATCAACCGATTTACAAGCTTGCGTTGGCGCAGCATCTGACCTATCGCGAGGAAACGCGCCGGCAGGGGATTAGCGACCTCGCTCAGCTCGTCGACAATGCGGTCGTGGCGGAACAGGCCCGTTCGGCCTGGCGACAGGCTCTGATCTGGCTATCGCCCAAGGCCGGAGATGAGCGCTACTACCGCGCGTACCTGAATCGCTTTGGCCAGGATGCGGAACTGTCCCGACGGCTTGCGTCCTTGAACCGCCCGGCCGAGGAAACGGAAGAAGACCTGGTGGCACAGGCCTACCGCAACCTGAATGCCGGTGACCTGAATCTGGCCTATACCGAATTCCAGGAAGTCCTGCGCGCCGAGCCGAATAACCCTGATGCCCTGGGTGGTATTGGGATCATCTTGTTAAGACAAGAGCAGTTTGCCAGTGCGGTGGACTACCTGGAGCGTGCGCGAGCCGCTGATACCAAACGTGGGCAGCGCTGGTCCGAGGCTCTGGATAGCGCGCGTTTCTGGACCGTGGTGCGACAGGCCGAATCCGCCCGGGCTGCCGGCGAGTCGGAGCGCGCAATCCAGCTGTATGAACGTGCAACGGCAGATCGCCCGAATGAGCTGAGTGTTCGCAGCTCGCTCGGCGATTTATATGCCGAGGTCGGCTATCTTGACCGGGCCGATGCCGCGTTTCGCGCGATCCTGTCGGTTCAGCCGAACAACGTGAATGCGCTGCGCGGCCTCATCGGCGTGCTGACGCAGCAGGGTCGCATGCGCGAGGCCTTGGCTTTAGCTGAACGCGTGCCGCAGGAACAACGGGGAGAACTGGGGAATCTGGCCACACTGAAGGCGCAGTACCTGCGTGACCAAGCCAGCGAGGCCAGCAGTGCGAAGAACTTTGCTGAGGCAGAGCGGCTGCTCAAGGAAGCGCTCATTCTTGACCCGCAGTCGCCCTGGGTTCGACTCGATCTGGCCCGTTTATACCAGCGCCAGGGCAGAACACGCGAAGCCAATACGCTGATTGATGGCCTGCTGGATTCCAATCCGCGGATGGCCGAGGCGCTGTACGTCAAAGCCCTGCTGGTGAGTGAGAATCAGCGGTGGTACGAAGGCCTGCAGCTGCTCGAACAAGTCCCGCTGCAATCCCGCACGGACTACATGAACAATCTGCAACGTCGCCTATGGGTGCGTTATCAAAGCGAGCGCGCAGCCGTGTTTGCCCGCCTCGGCCGGCCGGAGCAGGCGGCTCAGATTCTCCGGCAAATCGAACCGCTGGTGGGTGAATCCCCCGAATTGCTTGGGGCGCTGGCCACGGCTTTGGCGGAAATCGGCGAAGAGGGTGAGGCCTTACGCTACATGCGCATGGCCTTATCGCGGCAGGCGGTCCCCGATCCGGGTACCCGGCTGCAGTACGCCTCCTTGCTGCTTAAATTGCGCCAGGACGCCGAGTTCGAGGTCCAGATCGAGGATCTACAGAACGAGCCCAATCTCACGCCGCAGCAGCGCCAAGATCTGGCAAATCTGCAGGTCGCACACCGGCTGCGTCAGGCGGACATGATTCGTGAAGAGGGCGATCTCGCGCTGGCCTACGAGTATCTGCATCCGTTGCTGCAGGTGAATCCCAACGATCCGCGTCTGCTCATGGCGCTTGCCCGTCTTTATAGCGATGCGGAAGAGTACGACCGCACGCTGGAGATCTACGATCGGGTGCTGCGCATCGACCCATCGAGCATCGATGCCTACAAAGGCGCGATCGCGGCTTCGATCTCTTTGCAGCAATATGATCGCGCCGAGGCGATGCTGGCGCAGGCCCTTGAGCGCGAGCCGGGGAATGCACGGCTTTATGCGCTGGCTGGCAGACTGGCCCGTATTCAAGGGCAGGACGGCCGCGCGCTGGAATATTTCCGCCAAGCCTTGGCGCTGGACGCCGAGAATAATCGCGGGGACCTGGGCGGCACGGATAGCTGGCGGCATGCACCCACGCTTTATCTGATCGATCCTGAGCGTGCCCAGCTGGGCCAACGCGGTGGAGCGGACCTGGCCTTGGACACCCGGCTTAAGGACGATCGTGCGCTTGTGGATGGCGACGCCGCTCTGCGGGTGCAGAAAACCGGCGGACTGGGTGCGACGAACAGCGGGTTCGAGGCTGTTGCAGTGGGAATGCCCGCGCAAGGGCGACCGGGCGAGCCCAGAGACTCACCGGCGGGCCTCTCGGCGAATCGGTTTGATGCGACGCTCACGCCGCAGACTGATACCCGAAGTCCCGAGACATTTCGCAGCTATCCGATTCGCCCTCAAGCCCCCTACGAGGGCGAAGTCATTTATGAGTCGACGCCGTACACGCTCGATGAATCTTTAACGGCCCCGGCGCCGGTTGCGCAACCCTATGGCACGGCACCCGTCACCTCGGTTCCATCGCCAGTAAGAAGCGGCCCTACCTACCAGTCGGTCCCGGCACCTCCGGCCACTCAGCGCCCCCCGGTCATCTACGAATACCCAGCCCGCGAGCCGCTGCGCCCCGCACCGGCGCTTCAAACGCGTCAGCGGCCACGGCTTGTTGCCACCGATCCGCGGGATGACATTCTTCGCGAAATCTCCGAAATACGCGCACAACGTAGTGCCTACGGTGCGGGCGGTCTGAGCTTGCGCACGCGCGATGGACAGCCCGGACTCGATGAATTGACCGATTTGGAACTGCCGGTCGAGTTCAGTTTTGCGCCCGCAGCGGGCCGCGTACGGTTGCGCGCGGTGCCGGTTTTCCTGGACGCAGGAAATCTGGATGGCCGTGAACTGGCGTTCTTCGGTGCGCTGCCATTGGTTGAGGGCGTCGTCGCGGGTGACCGTAACGACCTGCGGTTCTCGCAGGATGATGCCGGCGTTGCGGTGGGTCTGGTTTACGATGTCGCCAACCTTCGCCTGGACGTCGGATCGACCCCGATCGGTTTCAGAGAGGAGGATCTTCAAGGCGGTCTCCGCTGGGCACCGCGGACCGGCGATCTGGTCTGGCAGCTCGATTTGTCACGGCGTTCGGTTTCGGACAGCCTGCTGTCTTATGCCGGCGCATTTGATCCGGCATTGGGCGTGAATTGGGGCGGCGTCATGCGAACGGGCGGGCGGCTGGACCTGGCCTACGATGGCGGGCCTAACGGGCTCTACACCAACGCGGCCTACTACGTACTGGAAGGCAACAACGTTCTCGACAACACCCAGTTCGAAATCGGCGCGGGCTTCTACAGCCGAGCGATCGACCGTGATGACATGCGGGTAACCTGGGGAATTAATGCCACCTCGTTCTTTTACGAACACAACATCCGGTATTTCACCTTCGGACATGGGGGCTATTTCAGTCCGCAGTTCTATCTCAGCTTGGGTGTTCCTGTTGAGTGGTTGGGGCGACAAGACCGCTGGTCGTACCGCATATCTGGGGCCTTGGGCATCCAGTCCTTCCGAGAGGATGATGCCGCTTATTTCCCGACCAGCGACGCCTTGCAGTCGGCGTTGGTCGAGTTTCAGCAGAACGAACCCACGCTGCCCGTTGAGTCTCGCTATGAAGGCCAAAGCGTCACGGGCCTGGGGTTCAACCTCAGTGGCGAAATGGAGTACATGCTGGCACCGCAGGTGTCGATTGGTGCGACCATTGGGTTTGACAATGCACGTGACTACGAACAGTTCAACGGAATGGGCTTTCTGCGATACTGGTTCCGCCCGCAGGCGCAAGTTCCATTACCTCCAAGCCGGATTGCACCGGACTGGGTAGGAGATCCTTCGTGA
- a CDS encoding tetratricopeptide repeat protein, giving the protein MKTPMKQHRLLAFMLIAAGGTAQAAADMLPGQNPFARSSTSQPSSMQVAQRAEAAYGPQTFHSLGRRNMAEGDVATAERRFAEALEINPFDPVALNNLAAAKAEQGDYHTALELLERAERLAPQSADIAANLARLRGWVNYYAGNELHPAARIAVPQARMTEGLPPPPPALWEPTRTQPRIVLPPGERYEGQVR; this is encoded by the coding sequence GTGAAAACACCGATGAAACAACACCGCTTGCTGGCATTTATGCTCATAGCGGCCGGGGGCACGGCTCAGGCAGCCGCGGATATGCTGCCGGGTCAGAATCCATTTGCTCGCAGCAGCACCAGCCAACCGTCATCGATGCAGGTCGCCCAGCGAGCCGAGGCCGCGTATGGACCGCAGACCTTCCATTCGCTGGGACGTCGCAACATGGCCGAGGGCGATGTGGCGACCGCAGAGCGTCGGTTTGCCGAAGCGTTGGAGATCAATCCGTTTGATCCTGTGGCGCTGAACAACCTGGCCGCTGCAAAGGCGGAGCAGGGGGATTACCACACTGCCTTGGAGCTCTTGGAGCGCGCCGAGCGCCTGGCTCCGCAGAGTGCCGATATCGCCGCCAATCTGGCCAGATTACGTGGCTGGGTCAACTATTACGCGGGAAATGAATTGCATCCGGCAGCCCGTATCGCGGTGCCGCAGGCACGGATGACCGAAGGCTTGCCGCCGCCGCCCCCAGCGCTTTGGGAGCCCACCCGTACCCAGCCCCGGATCGTCCTACCGCCGGGTGAACGCTACGAAGGACAGGTTCGATAG